From the Streptomyces sp. Tu 2975 genome, one window contains:
- a CDS encoding PAS domain-containing protein: protein MSASRSEITDAPGAGGREPGPPGADLLAALLDGMDAALCAFDAAGVVTHWNREAERILGWSAREAVGRRGFAGWAVRSADAAEVQGRLMAAMDAPGRQVHEFALLRKDGGRVLVRTQSARVLGADGKPAGVYCAFSEVHTQIDLERSIALSEALFDEASWGVVLVDVDLRPAVVNGEAARALGAGRTSALGRPLGELLEQGVEELEGALHHVLAEGAPRGLADLWVAVASTDGREQRRCWRSGFVRLASPLAEEPVPLGVGWLFHDVTDAKLAEQEANRLRFRSSQLHRAGRAASECEDPLEAATAYLDFALAGFADHVLLDVTEGGDRDSGGAGNGGTEAGGERLVRAVASPAGAPGPAAGVAGGGLPVRYAPGHPALQAVERLGSVRASAGAEGAPGEWAERRQWPEDAAHALCTVLRSRGRTVGVMTFLRGAARPAFERPDAVYAESVAVLTASALDLAQSTAD, encoded by the coding sequence ATGAGTGCTTCCAGGAGTGAGATCACCGATGCGCCCGGTGCCGGCGGGCGCGAGCCGGGGCCGCCGGGGGCGGATCTGCTCGCGGCGCTGCTCGACGGCATGGACGCCGCACTCTGCGCCTTCGACGCCGCGGGGGTCGTGACGCACTGGAACCGCGAGGCGGAGCGGATACTCGGCTGGTCGGCGCGGGAGGCCGTCGGGCGGCGGGGCTTCGCCGGGTGGGCCGTGCGCAGCGCGGACGCGGCCGAGGTGCAGGGGCGGCTGATGGCCGCGATGGACGCGCCGGGACGGCAGGTGCACGAGTTCGCGCTGCTGCGGAAGGACGGCGGGCGGGTGCTCGTACGGACCCAGTCCGCGCGGGTGCTGGGCGCGGACGGCAAGCCGGCAGGGGTGTACTGCGCCTTCAGCGAGGTGCACACCCAGATCGACCTGGAGCGGTCCATCGCGCTGAGCGAGGCGCTCTTCGACGAGGCGTCGTGGGGTGTCGTGCTGGTCGACGTGGATCTGCGGCCCGCCGTCGTCAACGGCGAGGCGGCGCGTGCGCTCGGGGCGGGCCGGACGTCCGCTCTCGGGCGGCCGCTCGGCGAGCTGCTGGAGCAGGGCGTGGAGGAGCTCGAGGGCGCGCTGCACCACGTGCTGGCGGAGGGCGCGCCCCGGGGTCTGGCGGACCTGTGGGTGGCTGTCGCGTCGACCGACGGGCGGGAGCAACGGCGCTGCTGGCGCAGCGGGTTCGTGCGGCTGGCCTCGCCGCTGGCGGAGGAGCCGGTTCCGCTCGGCGTGGGGTGGCTGTTCCACGATGTGACGGACGCCAAGCTGGCGGAGCAGGAGGCGAACCGGCTGCGGTTCCGGTCGAGTCAGCTGCACCGGGCGGGGCGTGCGGCCTCCGAGTGCGAGGACCCGCTGGAGGCGGCGACCGCGTATCTCGACTTCGCGCTGGCGGGTTTCGCCGACCACGTCCTGCTCGACGTGACCGAGGGCGGCGACAGGGACAGTGGTGGTGCGGGCAACGGCGGTACCGAGGCCGGCGGGGAGCGGTTGGTGCGGGCCGTCGCGTCACCGGCCGGCGCGCCCGGCCCCGCCGCGGGAGTGGCGGGCGGCGGGCTTCCGGTGCGGTACGCGCCCGGGCATCCGGCGCTCCAGGCCGTGGAGCGGCTCGGCTCGGTGCGGGCGAGCGCCGGCGCGGAGGGCGCGCCCGGGGAGTGGGCGGAGCGACGGCAGTGGCCCGAGGACGCGGCGCACGCCCTGTGCACGGTGCTGCGCAGCCGCGGCCGGACGGTCGGCGTGATGACCTTCCTCCGCGGCGCGGCCCGTCCGGCGTTCGAGCGCCCGGACGCCGTGTACGCGGAGAGCGTCGCGGTGCTCACCGCCTCGGCACTGGACCTGGCGCAGTCGACGGCAGACTGA
- a CDS encoding SIS domain-containing protein, whose protein sequence is MSESKLAGQFFDAAIGLLQRVRDEESRSIAAAGSAVADTVEAGGRLFAFGAGHSSLAAQDVVYRAGGLAVMNLLAVPGVVGVDVMPATLGSALERVDGLAGAVLDSSPARAGDLLVIISLSGRNALPVEMAMNARALGLTVIGVTSVAYATETKSRHASGTFLKDHCDIVLDSHIAVGDAELTHEGIEAPFAPASTVVTSALMQATMAAAAEQLADRGIEPPLLRSGNVDGGHEWNGRVMAEYRDRIFFRH, encoded by the coding sequence ATGAGCGAGAGCAAGCTGGCCGGTCAGTTCTTCGACGCCGCGATCGGCCTGCTGCAGCGCGTGCGGGACGAGGAGTCCCGGAGCATCGCGGCCGCCGGTTCCGCCGTCGCCGACACCGTGGAAGCGGGCGGCCGGCTCTTCGCGTTCGGTGCCGGGCACTCCTCACTCGCCGCGCAGGACGTCGTCTACCGGGCCGGAGGGCTCGCCGTGATGAACCTGCTCGCCGTCCCCGGCGTCGTCGGCGTCGACGTCATGCCGGCCACACTCGGCTCAGCGCTCGAGCGCGTCGACGGGCTCGCCGGCGCGGTGCTCGACTCCAGCCCCGCACGGGCCGGCGACCTGCTCGTGATCATCTCCCTCTCGGGCCGCAACGCGCTGCCGGTCGAGATGGCCATGAACGCCCGCGCCCTCGGCCTCACGGTCATCGGTGTGACCTCCGTCGCCTACGCCACGGAGACGAAGTCCCGCCACGCGTCCGGCACGTTCCTCAAGGACCACTGCGACATCGTGCTCGACTCGCACATCGCCGTCGGCGACGCGGAGCTGACCCACGAGGGCATCGAGGCCCCGTTCGCTCCCGCCTCGACCGTCGTGACCAGCGCGCTGATGCAGGCGACGATGGCCGCCGCCGCCGAGCAGCTCGCCGATCGGGGCATCGAGCCGCCGCTGCTGCGCTCGGGCAACGTCGACGGCGGGCACGAGTGGAACGGTCGCGTGATGGCGGAGTACCGGGACCGCATCTTCTTCCGCCACTGA
- a CDS encoding metal-dependent transcriptional regulator — protein sequence MSGLIDTTEMYLRTILELEEEGVVPMRARIAERLDQSGPTVSQTVARMERDGLVTVAGDRHLELTGEGRQLATRVMRKHRLAECLLVDVIGLEWEQVHAEACRWEHVMSEAVERRVLELLRHPTESPYGNPIPGLEELGEKAEADPFLDDSMVSLAELDPGPDGKTVVVRRIGEPIQTDAQLMYTLRRAGVQPGSVVSVTESAGGVLVGSSGEAAELEAEVASHVFVAKR from the coding sequence ATGTCCGGACTGATCGACACGACGGAGATGTATCTCCGCACCATCCTCGAGCTCGAGGAGGAAGGTGTGGTGCCCATGCGGGCCCGAATCGCGGAACGGCTCGACCAGAGCGGTCCGACGGTCAGCCAGACCGTGGCGCGCATGGAGCGCGACGGTCTGGTGACGGTGGCCGGGGACCGGCATCTGGAACTGACCGGCGAAGGCCGGCAGCTGGCCACACGCGTGATGCGCAAGCACCGGCTCGCCGAGTGTCTGCTCGTCGACGTGATCGGGCTGGAGTGGGAGCAGGTCCACGCGGAGGCCTGCCGCTGGGAGCACGTGATGAGCGAGGCGGTGGAGCGGCGGGTGCTGGAGCTGCTGCGTCACCCGACGGAGTCGCCGTACGGGAATCCGATCCCGGGTCTCGAGGAACTGGGGGAGAAGGCCGAGGCCGACCCGTTCCTGGACGACAGCATGGTCTCCCTGGCCGAGCTGGACCCGGGTCCGGACGGCAAGACGGTCGTCGTGCGGCGGATCGGCGAGCCGATCCAGACCGACGCCCAGCTGATGTACACGCTGCGGCGGGCGGGCGTGCAGCCCGGTTCCGTGGTGAGCGTGACGGAGTCGGCGGGCGGTGTGCTCGTGGGCAGCAGCGGTGAGGCGGCGGAGCTGGAGGCGGAGGTCGCCTCGCACGTGTTCGTCGCGAAGCGCTGA
- a CDS encoding alpha/beta hydrolase translates to MVRRIDVTGADGVRLAAWEFADPPKGRAEGDHAPAVLLLHGLMGRASHWASTARWLTERHRAVALDQRGHGRSDKPAEGPYTRDAYVADAEAAIEQLGLAPVTLIGHAMGALTAWQLAAKRPDLVQALIICDMRASALGAASQREWEEWFRSWPVPFATLADVRKWFGEDDPRVERPNPARGEFFAEVMAERADGWRPVFSRRQMLTSRETWVHDAHWEELAQVRCPTLVVRGLDGELGRAEAQEMVRVLPRGQYGEVSDAGHLVHYDCPSGWRTAIEPFLDGVLTP, encoded by the coding sequence ATGGTGCGGCGCATCGACGTGACCGGAGCAGATGGCGTACGCCTGGCTGCCTGGGAGTTCGCGGACCCGCCGAAGGGTCGCGCGGAAGGGGACCACGCCCCGGCGGTCTTATTGCTCCACGGCCTGATGGGCCGGGCATCGCACTGGGCCTCCACGGCCCGGTGGCTCACCGAGCGGCACCGCGCGGTCGCACTCGACCAGCGCGGCCACGGCCGCAGTGACAAACCCGCGGAAGGGCCGTACACCCGCGACGCTTACGTGGCGGACGCCGAGGCAGCGATCGAGCAACTCGGCCTCGCGCCCGTGACCTTGATCGGTCACGCGATGGGCGCCCTCACCGCCTGGCAGCTCGCGGCCAAGCGCCCCGACCTGGTCCAGGCCCTGATCATCTGCGACATGCGGGCCTCCGCGCTCGGCGCCGCGTCGCAGCGCGAGTGGGAGGAGTGGTTCCGCTCCTGGCCCGTCCCGTTCGCGACCCTGGCGGACGTCCGCAAGTGGTTCGGCGAGGACGATCCCCGCGTCGAGCGGCCGAACCCGGCCCGCGGCGAGTTCTTCGCCGAGGTCATGGCGGAGCGGGCCGACGGCTGGCGCCCGGTGTTCTCCCGCCGGCAGATGCTCACGTCGCGGGAGACGTGGGTCCACGACGCCCACTGGGAGGAGCTGGCCCAGGTCCGCTGCCCCACGCTGGTGGTCCGCGGCCTCGACGGCGAACTGGGCCGCGCGGAGGCCCAGGAGATGGTCCGCGTTCTGCCCCGCGGCCAGTACGGCGAGGTGTCCGACGCGGGCCACCTCGTCCACTACGACTGCCCGTCCGGCTGGCGGACGGCGATCGAGCCGTTCCTGGACGGCGTCCTGACGCCGTGA
- a CDS encoding transporter: MSTASLTSVFVRLKLSLLRNGLRQSSGRRTAFVVSMVFVLLLAAVQLLGLIMLRGNEHAVSLVVLLTGLLALGWAVLPLFFPSGDETLDPTRLVMLPLRPGPLVTALLVASLMGIGPLFTLCLVVGSAFALSHGAVAALVSLVAVPLALLVCLALARTVAAANIRLLTSRKGRDLAVLSGLLIAVGIQFVNFGVQRLGDAGGLAALDPAAAIVRWVPPASAIGAVDSASDGAYGEALAQLALSAVALVLLLRTWRNSLTKLMTAPDGSTLAAASEPTRKGTTSGLHRLLPEGRTGTVMQRSLKYIWRDPKTKGAWVSSLAIGLIVPIFNALQGTGSIYFACFAAWMLGIMMYNQFGQDTSAFWMVALTISSTRDAYEELRARTLALLVITLPYTVLVVVLTAAALGEWHDLPEALGLSFALLGAMLATGAVASARFPYSIPQDSAYKNVAPGQGGLAWLSIFGGVVMAALLCAPVIVLTIMLNASAGSGSETQWTVLPVGAVYGALITWAGMRLAAPQTARRLPEILTAVSKG; this comes from the coding sequence TTGAGCACCGCGTCCCTGACCTCCGTCTTCGTCCGTCTGAAACTGTCGCTGCTGCGCAACGGGCTGCGCCAGTCGTCGGGCCGCAGGACCGCGTTCGTCGTCTCGATGGTCTTCGTGCTGCTGCTCGCCGCCGTCCAGCTGCTGGGCCTGATCATGCTGCGCGGCAACGAGCACGCCGTGTCGCTCGTCGTCCTGCTGACCGGCCTGCTGGCGCTCGGCTGGGCGGTGCTGCCGCTGTTCTTCCCGAGCGGCGACGAGACGCTGGACCCGACACGCCTGGTGATGCTGCCGCTCCGGCCAGGGCCGCTGGTCACCGCGCTGCTCGTCGCGTCCCTGATGGGCATCGGTCCGCTGTTCACGCTCTGCCTGGTCGTGGGTTCGGCGTTCGCGCTGTCCCACGGCGCCGTCGCGGCCCTCGTGTCCCTCGTCGCCGTCCCGCTCGCCCTACTGGTGTGCCTGGCGCTCGCCCGCACGGTCGCGGCGGCGAACATCCGGCTGCTCACCTCCCGCAAGGGCCGCGACCTGGCCGTGCTCAGCGGCCTGTTGATCGCCGTGGGCATCCAGTTCGTGAACTTCGGTGTCCAGCGTCTCGGCGATGCCGGCGGCCTCGCGGCACTCGACCCGGCGGCGGCGATCGTACGGTGGGTGCCGCCGGCGTCCGCGATCGGCGCGGTGGACTCCGCGAGCGACGGTGCGTACGGCGAGGCCCTCGCCCAACTCGCACTCTCCGCGGTGGCGCTCGTCCTGTTGCTGCGCACCTGGCGGAACAGCCTGACGAAGCTGATGACCGCCCCGGACGGGTCCACGCTGGCCGCGGCGTCCGAACCGACCCGCAAGGGCACCACGTCGGGCCTGCACCGGCTGCTGCCGGAGGGCCGCACGGGCACGGTGATGCAGCGCAGCCTCAAGTACATCTGGCGCGACCCGAAGACCAAGGGCGCATGGGTGTCGTCGCTGGCCATCGGGCTGATCGTGCCGATCTTCAATGCCCTCCAGGGCACCGGCTCGATCTACTTCGCGTGCTTCGCCGCCTGGATGCTCGGCATCATGATGTACAACCAGTTCGGCCAGGACACCTCGGCCTTCTGGATGGTGGCGCTGACGATCTCCTCCACGCGCGACGCGTACGAGGAACTGCGCGCCCGGACCCTGGCGCTGCTCGTCATCACCCTCCCGTACACCGTGCTGGTCGTGGTGCTCACGGCGGCGGCGCTCGGTGAGTGGCACGACCTGCCGGAGGCGCTCGGCCTGTCCTTCGCCCTGCTCGGCGCGATGCTGGCGACGGGCGCGGTGGCCTCGGCCCGTTTCCCGTACTCGATCCCGCAGGACAGCGCCTACAAGAACGTGGCACCGGGGCAGGGCGGGCTGGCGTGGCTCTCCATCTTCGGCGGCGTGGTGATGGCGGCGCTGCTGTGCGCACCGGTGATCGTCCTCACGATCATGCTGAACGCCTCCGCCGGCTCCGGCAGCGAGACCCAGTGGACGGTGCTGCCGGTGGGCGCCGTGTACGGGGCGCTGATCACCTGGGCGGGCATGCGGCTGGCGGCCCCGCAGACGGCGAGGCGACTGCCGGAGATCCTCACGGCGGTCAGCAAGGGCTGA
- a CDS encoding ABC transporter ATP-binding protein, whose amino-acid sequence MPDQAVEGTGEVRTAPPAVHVEGLWKRFGEQIAVAGIDLTLPAGSFIGLVGPNGAGKTTTLSMVTGLLRPDQGRVQVAGHDVWSDPVEVKSRIGVLPEGLRLFERLSGRELLAYNGRLRGLPGDEVDKRAGQLLDVLDLAGAQHKLVVDYSTGMRKKIGLAAALLHNPEVLFLDEPFEGVDPVSAQTIRGVLERYTASGATVVFSSHVMELVESLCDWVAVMAAGTIRAQGPLAEVRGDAPSLQAAFLELVGAQGRDNGESLDWLGGGAR is encoded by the coding sequence ATGCCGGACCAGGCAGTTGAGGGGACGGGTGAGGTGCGGACGGCACCGCCCGCCGTGCACGTCGAAGGTCTGTGGAAGCGGTTCGGTGAGCAGATCGCCGTCGCGGGGATCGATCTGACCCTGCCCGCCGGCAGCTTCATCGGCCTGGTCGGGCCGAACGGCGCGGGCAAGACCACGACCTTGTCCATGGTCACCGGCCTGCTCCGCCCGGACCAGGGCCGCGTCCAGGTCGCGGGACACGACGTATGGAGCGACCCGGTCGAGGTCAAGTCGCGCATCGGCGTCCTGCCGGAGGGCCTGCGGCTGTTCGAGCGGCTGTCCGGCCGCGAACTGCTCGCCTACAACGGCCGGTTGCGCGGCCTGCCGGGCGACGAGGTCGACAAGCGCGCCGGTCAGCTGCTGGACGTGCTGGACCTTGCGGGCGCTCAGCACAAACTCGTCGTCGACTACTCGACCGGCATGCGCAAGAAGATCGGCCTGGCGGCGGCGCTGCTGCACAACCCGGAAGTGCTCTTCCTCGACGAGCCGTTCGAGGGCGTCGACCCGGTGTCAGCGCAGACGATCCGCGGGGTGCTCGAGCGGTACACCGCCTCCGGCGCGACCGTCGTCTTCTCCAGCCATGTGATGGAGCTGGTCGAGTCGCTGTGCGACTGGGTGGCGGTCATGGCGGCCGGCACGATCCGCGCGCAGGGTCCGCTGGCCGAGGTGCGCGGCGACGCCCCGTCCCTCCAGGCCGCGTTCCTCGAACTGGTCGGCGCGCAGGGCAGGGACAACGGGGAGTCGCTGGACTGGCTCGGCGGCGGTGCGCGTTGA
- a CDS encoding bifunctional DNA primase/polymerase, giving the protein MAVTEAARIPQQRGEQLLDSAVRYAEERHWDVFPGTWLEAVEGRQRCSCGELRCPLPGAHAARPDWANQATGSATAARRMWTKQPTASILLPTGRTFDAIEVSDSAGFLALARMERMDLPLGPVTCTPDRRMLFFVLPGAALKAPELIRNLGWVPSSLDLVTRGEGHYVAAPPTRIGGQGAVQWARRPTPANRWLPDVEELISPLAYACGREVATSRVRQG; this is encoded by the coding sequence ATGGCAGTCACGGAAGCCGCCCGGATCCCCCAGCAGCGAGGCGAGCAACTGCTGGACAGCGCTGTGCGGTACGCGGAAGAGAGGCACTGGGACGTGTTCCCCGGCACCTGGCTGGAGGCCGTCGAAGGGAGGCAGCGCTGCTCGTGCGGCGAGCTGCGCTGCCCCCTCCCCGGCGCGCACGCCGCCCGCCCCGACTGGGCGAACCAGGCGACCGGCAGCGCCACCGCCGCGCGCCGGATGTGGACCAAGCAACCGACGGCCTCGATCCTGCTGCCCACCGGCCGCACCTTCGACGCCATCGAGGTCTCCGATTCCGCCGGCTTCCTGGCGCTCGCACGCATGGAGCGGATGGATCTTCCCCTGGGCCCCGTGACCTGCACTCCCGACCGCCGGATGCTGTTCTTCGTGCTGCCGGGCGCGGCGCTCAAGGCCCCCGAGCTGATCAGGAACCTGGGCTGGGTCCCGAGCTCGCTCGACCTGGTCACCCGTGGCGAGGGCCACTACGTCGCCGCCCCGCCGACCCGGATCGGCGGGCAAGGTGCCGTGCAGTGGGCCCGCCGCCCCACCCCGGCCAACCGATGGCTCCCGGACGTCGAGGAGCTCATCAGCCCGCTCGCGTACGCGTGCGGCAGGGAAGTGGCGACGTCGCGGGTGCGCCAGGGCTAG
- a CDS encoding transcriptional regulator, producing the protein MAARPLVVRQPNERLQALIQEAGCSNAGLARRVNMVGAERGLDLRYDKTSVARWLRGQQPRGRAPGIIAEALGRKLGRTVTIDEIGMANGKNLATGVGLQFAPTVVGAIEQVCELWRSDVGRRDFLSGSAVAASALVEPSRDWLITGADTQVARTAGARVGPPDVDAVRAMTAALTEMDHRFGSGHVRPVVVHYLNSVVSGMLSGSYREAVGRELFAAAARLTELAGYMAVDTGQPGLAQRYYIQALRLAQAAGDRAYGGYVLAASMSHLAAELGNPREIAQLARAAQEGARGRVTPRVQAMFHAAEARGHALLGDARTCHEAAGLALAALERAEPDSGDDPDWIAHFDGAYLADELAHCHRDLGEAQSAARYASQALEGHPESRARRRAIGLVLLASAQVQQREVEQACYTGTRAVELLDTLRSSRGAEYLDDLQSRLEPYAEEPSVREFATRLELRAAA; encoded by the coding sequence ATGGCAGCCAGGCCTCTCGTCGTCCGCCAGCCGAACGAACGGCTGCAGGCGCTCATCCAGGAAGCCGGATGCTCGAACGCCGGGCTGGCCCGGCGCGTCAACATGGTCGGTGCCGAGCGCGGCCTCGACCTGCGCTACGACAAGACGTCCGTCGCCCGGTGGCTGCGTGGGCAACAGCCGCGCGGCCGGGCGCCGGGCATCATCGCGGAGGCGCTGGGCCGCAAGCTGGGCCGCACGGTCACGATCGACGAGATCGGCATGGCGAACGGCAAGAACCTCGCCACGGGCGTCGGCCTCCAGTTCGCGCCGACGGTGGTCGGGGCGATCGAGCAGGTCTGCGAGCTGTGGCGGAGCGACGTGGGCCGCCGGGACTTCCTGTCGGGCTCCGCGGTCGCGGCGTCCGCTCTCGTGGAGCCGAGCCGCGACTGGCTGATCACCGGAGCGGACACCCAGGTGGCCCGCACCGCCGGGGCCCGGGTCGGCCCGCCGGACGTCGACGCGGTCCGGGCGATGACCGCCGCGCTGACGGAGATGGACCACCGTTTCGGCAGCGGCCATGTGCGGCCGGTCGTCGTGCACTACCTGAACAGCGTGGTCTCGGGGATGCTGTCCGGTTCGTACCGGGAGGCGGTCGGCCGGGAGCTGTTCGCCGCCGCGGCGCGGCTGACGGAGCTCGCCGGCTACATGGCCGTGGACACCGGTCAGCCGGGGCTCGCCCAGCGCTACTACATCCAGGCCCTGCGCCTCGCGCAGGCCGCCGGCGACCGGGCGTACGGCGGCTATGTGCTCGCCGCGTCGATGAGTCACCTGGCGGCGGAGCTCGGCAACCCGCGCGAGATCGCCCAGCTCGCCCGCGCGGCGCAGGAAGGTGCGCGGGGGCGGGTCACCCCGCGGGTGCAGGCCATGTTCCACGCGGCGGAGGCACGCGGGCACGCCCTCCTCGGCGACGCCCGGACCTGTCACGAGGCGGCGGGCCTGGCGCTTGCGGCGCTGGAGCGGGCGGAGCCGGACAGCGGCGACGACCCGGACTGGATCGCCCACTTCGACGGCGCGTATCTGGCCGACGAGTTGGCGCACTGCCACCGCGACCTCGGCGAGGCGCAGAGCGCGGCGCGCTACGCGTCGCAGGCGCTGGAGGGCCACCCGGAGTCGCGGGCCCGCCGCCGGGCGATCGGCCTGGTCCTGCTGGCCTCGGCGCAGGTGCAGCAGCGCGAGGTGGAACAGGCCTGCTACACGGGCACGCGGGCGGTGGAGTTGCTGGACACGCTGCGCTCCAGCAGGGGCGCGGAGTACCTGGACGACCTGCAGTCGAGGCTCGAGCCGTACGCGGAGGAGCCGTCGGTACGGGAGTTCGCCACCCGGCTGGAACTGCGCGCCGCGGCCTGA
- the purU gene encoding formyltetrahydrofolate deformylase, whose translation MTDQYVLTLSCPDKQGIVHAVSSYLFITGCNIEDSQQFGDRDTGLFFMRVHFSAEAPVTVDKLRASFAAVGDAFQMDWQIHLADERMRIVLMVSKFGHCLNDLLFRSRTGALPVEIAAVVSNHSDFAELVASYDIPFHHIPVAKDNKAAAEAQLLDLVHAEQVELVVLARYMQVLSDDLCKQLSGRIINIHHSFLPSFKGAKPYHQAHARGVKLIGATAHYVTADLDEGPIIEQEVERVGHEVTPEQLVAVGRDVECQALARAVKWHAEHRILLNGRRTVVFA comes from the coding sequence ATGACCGACCAGTACGTCCTGACGCTCTCCTGTCCTGACAAACAGGGCATCGTGCACGCCGTCTCGAGCTACCTGTTCATCACCGGCTGCAACATCGAGGACAGCCAGCAGTTCGGTGACCGGGACACTGGTCTGTTCTTCATGCGGGTCCACTTCTCCGCCGAGGCCCCGGTGACGGTCGACAAGCTGCGCGCCAGCTTCGCCGCCGTCGGCGACGCCTTCCAGATGGACTGGCAGATCCATCTCGCCGACGAGCGCATGCGGATCGTGCTGATGGTCAGCAAGTTCGGGCACTGCCTGAACGACCTGCTGTTCCGCTCGCGTACCGGCGCCCTGCCGGTCGAGATCGCGGCCGTCGTCTCCAACCACAGCGACTTCGCCGAGCTCGTCGCCTCCTACGACATCCCGTTCCATCACATTCCGGTCGCCAAGGACAACAAGGCGGCCGCCGAGGCGCAGCTGCTGGACCTGGTGCATGCCGAGCAGGTGGAGCTGGTCGTCCTCGCCCGTTACATGCAGGTGCTCTCCGACGACCTCTGCAAGCAGCTCAGCGGCCGGATCATCAACATCCACCACTCCTTCCTGCCGAGCTTCAAGGGCGCCAAGCCCTACCACCAGGCGCACGCCCGCGGTGTGAAGCTCATCGGCGCGACCGCCCACTACGTGACGGCCGACCTCGACGAGGGCCCGATCATCGAGCAGGAGGTCGAACGCGTCGGCCACGAGGTCACCCCGGAGCAGCTGGTCGCCGTCGGCCGCGACGTGGAGTGCCAGGCGCTGGCCCGCGCGGTGAAGTGGCACGCCGAGCACCGCATCCTGCTCAACGGCCGCAGGACCGTCGTCTTCGCCTGA
- a CDS encoding extracellular solute-binding protein, with protein MRRRRGLRTLLAGVLLAVATAGCGGGPPEERTLVVLGPWTDGEERPFVEALKSIGKQTGHRYVYKGTRSLRETLVAQLQAGAPPDVAILNSPGELAEYARAGDLRPLPEHVAGAAVTPWAPTVTVQDAGGEARTRAYWAPIRVDLKSLVWSRSEVADPAPVWCVGLGSGATSGWPGTDWIEDLMLQRRGSAKYEEWATGRMPWEETRPVWEEWARMLTAGGRTPDARWLHDFALIGDRRHGLLNRGDCTHEHQGSFIRRHYGDDVRPRPTADYLDRLPAAKDDEGDENAFEVSGDMAAVFRSSAAAWDLLDRLTSEKARASWAAAALPGERPFFPGAAVVTAEPSATRDVQRLFRSAGRICFDASDAMPPTLRDAFYRAVLEFVVRPGDEALLDRLLGQLEAERQLQSEEKAFVLDDLCGAPVLE; from the coding sequence ATGAGGAGACGCAGGGGCCTGAGAACGCTGCTCGCGGGTGTTCTGCTCGCCGTGGCCACGGCCGGCTGCGGCGGCGGCCCGCCGGAGGAGCGCACCCTGGTCGTGCTCGGCCCGTGGACCGACGGCGAGGAGAGGCCGTTCGTGGAAGCGCTGAAGAGCATCGGCAAGCAGACCGGGCACCGTTACGTCTACAAGGGCACCCGCTCGCTGCGCGAGACCCTCGTCGCCCAGCTCCAGGCCGGCGCGCCGCCGGACGTGGCGATCCTCAACAGCCCCGGTGAGCTGGCCGAGTACGCCAGGGCGGGAGATCTCCGTCCGCTGCCGGAGCATGTCGCAGGGGCGGCCGTCACCCCGTGGGCGCCCACCGTCACGGTCCAGGACGCGGGCGGCGAGGCGCGGACCCGCGCCTACTGGGCTCCGATCCGGGTGGACCTCAAGTCGCTGGTGTGGAGCAGGAGCGAGGTGGCGGACCCCGCTCCGGTGTGGTGCGTGGGACTCGGGTCCGGCGCCACCTCCGGCTGGCCGGGCACCGACTGGATCGAGGACCTGATGCTTCAGCGCAGGGGCTCGGCGAAGTACGAGGAATGGGCCACGGGCAGGATGCCCTGGGAGGAGACCCGCCCGGTCTGGGAGGAGTGGGCGCGGATGCTCACCGCGGGCGGGCGCACCCCCGACGCCCGGTGGCTGCACGACTTCGCGCTGATCGGCGACCGCCGCCACGGACTCCTGAACCGCGGCGACTGCACCCATGAGCACCAGGGCTCCTTCATCCGCAGGCACTACGGGGACGACGTGCGGCCCCGGCCGACGGCCGACTATCTGGACAGGCTGCCGGCCGCGAAGGACGACGAGGGCGACGAGAACGCCTTCGAGGTGTCGGGCGACATGGCCGCGGTGTTCAGGAGCAGTGCGGCCGCCTGGGACCTGCTCGACCGGCTCACCTCCGAGAAGGCCCGCGCGAGCTGGGCGGCCGCGGCGCTGCCGGGTGAGCGTCCGTTCTTCCCCGGTGCGGCGGTGGTCACCGCGGAACCGTCGGCCACCAGGGACGTCCAGCGGTTGTTCCGCTCGGCCGGCCGGATCTGCTTCGACGCCTCCGACGCCATGCCGCCGACCTTGCGCGACGCGTTCTACCGGGCGGTGCTGGAGTTCGTCGTCCGCCCCGGGGACGAGGCGCTGCTGGACCGGCTGCTCGGGCAGCTGGAGGCGGAACGTCAGCTGCAGAGCGAGGAGAAGGCGTTCGTCCTGGACGACCTGTGCGGTGCCCCGGTCCTCGAGTAG